One Sulfolobus sp. S-194 DNA segment encodes these proteins:
- a CDS encoding MFS transporter: MSNNPFKSIDSLKLSFNHIKIWYTAGMGFFTDAYDLLIIGYIIATLEGAYKYAGIVIPGFTEYLVGHNADFWTGLLASSAIWTAIIGQLLFGYLGDRLGRKSVYGIEASMLTLGAFLSALAWNLPALIAFRMLMGFGIGGDYPISSTIMSEYANVKDRGKLVALVFANQGIGSIVAAVVGIVSALTLPPDIAWRVMAGIGAIPAATVIYLRRKVPETPRYSLLAKGNIEEAKKAAELLGTKLNVDKRVISKKLSISEFFAKYGLLLIGTAGTWFILDIAFYGTGTYSSAVLAPIFGSPFPNGHVTLSLADFQADLAKDLFLGAIPFLVGFPGYFTAVALMDKLGRKVIQLQGFIMMAVIYGIVASIALTSGTKITGFVIPPTLAFAIYSLSYFFIDFGPNTTTFVIPSEVYPVRYRTTGHGISAASGKLGAAITTYLFPVLLASIGIKNILIMLAIVSIIGAVLTYLFVPEPKHKPLEEVAKEELEEEQNVQS, encoded by the coding sequence ATGTCAAATAATCCCTTCAAGTCTATAGATTCTTTGAAACTCTCCTTTAATCACATAAAAATATGGTATACTGCAGGAATGGGTTTTTTTACTGATGCATATGATTTACTAATTATAGGTTATATAATAGCTACACTAGAAGGTGCATATAAATATGCTGGGATCGTTATACCAGGATTTACTGAATATTTAGTCGGCCATAACGCAGACTTTTGGACAGGTTTGTTAGCATCTTCAGCAATTTGGACAGCAATTATAGGTCAGTTACTGTTTGGTTATTTAGGTGACAGATTAGGAAGAAAGAGTGTTTATGGTATTGAAGCATCTATGTTAACACTAGGTGCTTTCCTAAGTGCATTAGCATGGAATTTACCAGCACTTATTGCATTTAGAATGTTAATGGGATTTGGAATTGGTGGAGATTACCCAATATCTTCAACTATAATGAGTGAATATGCTAACGTTAAAGATAGAGGAAAATTAGTAGCCTTGGTATTTGCTAATCAGGGTATTGGATCTATAGTAGCTGCAGTTGTAGGTATTGTGTCAGCCCTAACATTACCACCAGACATTGCATGGAGAGTAATGGCTGGTATTGGTGCAATTCCTGCAGCAACAGTTATATATTTGCGGAGAAAAGTTCCCGAGACGCCCAGATATTCTCTCCTCGCTAAAGGAAATATAGAAGAAGCCAAAAAAGCGGCTGAATTATTAGGGACAAAATTAAATGTAGATAAACGTGTAATATCGAAGAAATTAAGTATTAGCGAGTTCTTTGCAAAATACGGTTTATTGTTAATTGGAACTGCTGGAACATGGTTTATTTTAGATATAGCATTCTATGGTACTGGTACATACTCTTCTGCTGTATTGGCTCCAATCTTTGGTAGCCCATTTCCAAACGGTCATGTAACCTTATCGTTAGCAGATTTTCAAGCAGATTTAGCTAAAGATTTATTTCTAGGTGCAATACCATTCTTAGTTGGTTTCCCTGGATATTTTACAGCAGTGGCGTTAATGGACAAGCTAGGAAGGAAAGTAATTCAGTTACAAGGCTTCATAATGATGGCTGTAATTTATGGAATTGTAGCATCAATAGCTCTAACTTCTGGAACTAAAATAACTGGATTTGTAATACCACCAACTTTAGCATTCGCAATATATTCACTATCTTACTTCTTCATAGATTTTGGTCCTAATACAACTACATTCGTTATCCCATCTGAGGTTTATCCGGTAAGATATAGAACTACTGGTCATGGAATATCAGCTGCTAGTGGTAAGCTAGGAGCAGCTATAACAACTTATTTATTCCCAGTATTATTAGCATCAATAGGTATTAAGAATATCTTGATAATGCTAGCAATAGTGAGTATTATAGGTGCAGTACTAACATATTTATTCGTACCAGAACCTAAACATAAGCCTTTAGAGGAAGTAGCAAAAGAAGAACTAGAAGAAGAGCAAAATGTGCAAAGTTAA
- a CDS encoding universal stress protein produces MKILVAYDGSDNSKKALFFTLNLLRKEDEIYLVTVIKEAPKSPEQKIIQEREEAEEKQKQVLKDLEGYKITTEILESADVSSAIIEYCKKINCNMIVTGSRGLTGLKKVILGSVSSALVSKADVPVLVVK; encoded by the coding sequence ATGAAAATCCTGGTAGCTTATGACGGATCAGATAATTCGAAAAAGGCATTGTTTTTTACACTTAACCTGTTAAGGAAGGAGGATGAAATATATCTAGTTACCGTAATTAAGGAGGCTCCCAAATCACCAGAACAAAAGATTATTCAAGAACGAGAAGAAGCAGAAGAAAAACAAAAACAAGTTTTAAAAGATTTAGAAGGGTATAAAATAACTACAGAAATATTAGAAAGCGCAGATGTTTCTTCAGCAATAATAGAATACTGTAAAAAAATTAACTGTAATATGATAGTCACTGGTAGTAGGGGTTTAACTGGTTTGAAGAAGGTAATTTTAGGTAGTGTATCATCTGCACTTGTGAGTAAGGCTGATGTACCAGTACTAGTTGTTAAGTAA
- a CDS encoding MFS transporter: MKTKVLFTTSISHFINDGNTWVLPTVYGFMVKYLGFSNLLVGLLGTIFFALSALSSPFVSYIADKTGKPLQAMSLGIILWGLGLIILGFGIKVDSLPIIILSVVISGVASAFYHPLGASALALTYQGSGGIALGINGAMGSAGRSLYPYITLFLFDALKGNMSLDMIIIGIISIIFAFPSLTIKLTFTDDKKDGNKAYVKTPIYVVSILTIISLFRSIFTQGVSQFLTIILLQLLGFSYNSYLGLVITGILAAAIIGQPLLGYLSDIAGRRLLQGVSTGGAVISFLLFIYTHNLFWLPLFGFFTYSNFPLTLSLTSDLVPRNSTGLANALVWGIGVTGGGAIGPLIVGFLSNVYGLAGALLIVSIFGLLSALMTPLIPRPPKRSKVPLFG; the protein is encoded by the coding sequence GTGAAAACAAAAGTCCTCTTTACTACTTCAATATCTCACTTTATAAATGACGGAAATACCTGGGTTTTACCAACCGTCTATGGTTTTATGGTAAAATATCTAGGTTTTTCAAATCTACTTGTAGGTTTATTAGGAACTATTTTCTTTGCATTGAGTGCTTTGTCATCACCATTTGTTAGCTATATAGCTGATAAAACTGGGAAACCATTACAAGCAATGAGTTTAGGAATTATATTGTGGGGACTTGGATTAATAATACTAGGTTTTGGAATTAAGGTTGATAGTTTACCTATAATAATACTATCAGTGGTAATTTCTGGTGTTGCGTCGGCTTTTTATCATCCCCTAGGTGCTTCAGCATTAGCCTTAACCTATCAAGGAAGCGGGGGAATAGCATTAGGTATAAACGGAGCCATGGGAAGTGCTGGCAGATCATTGTATCCGTACATTACGCTATTTCTGTTTGATGCACTAAAGGGAAACATGTCACTTGATATGATCATTATAGGCATTATTTCTATAATATTTGCTTTTCCAAGTCTAACAATAAAATTAACGTTTACTGATGATAAAAAAGATGGCAACAAGGCCTATGTTAAGACTCCAATATATGTCGTAAGTATACTGACAATTATATCTCTCTTTAGAAGTATATTTACTCAAGGAGTCTCACAATTTTTAACTATTATACTTTTACAACTTTTAGGTTTTTCTTATAATTCATATTTAGGTCTAGTAATTACTGGGATATTAGCTGCAGCTATTATAGGCCAGCCATTACTTGGGTATCTCTCAGATATAGCTGGAAGAAGACTATTGCAAGGAGTTTCAACAGGGGGTGCAGTTATATCATTTTTACTATTCATCTATACTCACAATCTGTTTTGGTTGCCTTTATTTGGTTTCTTTACATACAGTAACTTCCCATTAACTTTATCATTAACAAGTGACCTAGTACCTAGAAATTCAACTGGATTAGCAAATGCATTAGTTTGGGGAATAGGTGTTACAGGTGGAGGAGCTATTGGCCCTCTAATAGTAGGCTTTCTTAGTAATGTTTACGGCCTGGCCGGAGCACTTCTAATAGTCTCTATCTTTGGTTTACTGTCAGCATTAATGACACCATTGATTCCAAGACCACCAAAAAGAAGCAAAGTCCCATTGTTTGGTTAA
- a CDS encoding APC family permease: MGLAKGSLSIREAYAQAMAVTAPLGSVVSTTTAAIAYAGKAVVFATVLALIGSALWIYTLTRYSSKVASAGGYYTYGAAAWRKKTLAYYEAVIEVIAYSALNAVNALAIYLLIQTYSQIINVSIPDYVLYLFISLGLLYPTVISFTTHIRSLLGKIVSVSATLEVIMLYAMFIYAVATKGFNLSYFNPSGAPLSAIGTAMILSIVSISGAGASTYLGEESKVPRKTITLGMWLSLIIGGSAILAGTYGLVALWNGSLTSLENSNQPLIQELFAFGLPIVMLGLLMSINSLLASNIGTTVGSARVLFNLAREKAMPKLFEKTNKTQEPIIATMFVGILSALFSVFSIIITGSVQNAFNEISVVTSVFWLAGRIIDGFGVPVFYWRINSLSLPVLIIPVSATLINTTGVILSFQTPDVFQSLSILVILLSATVWYIIKARKGLAGTYVVDDNNELISIDEYIEKLKRERSIVRQT; this comes from the coding sequence ATGGGTCTTGCTAAAGGATCTTTGAGTATAAGAGAAGCTTACGCTCAAGCAATGGCAGTTACGGCACCCTTAGGTAGTGTAGTTTCTACAACAACGGCTGCAATTGCTTATGCCGGTAAGGCAGTAGTTTTTGCCACAGTTTTAGCTTTAATTGGTAGTGCATTATGGATTTACACACTTACAAGATATTCATCAAAAGTAGCCTCGGCTGGAGGATATTATACATATGGTGCTGCTGCGTGGAGAAAGAAAACTCTTGCCTATTATGAAGCTGTAATTGAGGTAATAGCTTATTCAGCTCTAAATGCAGTAAACGCCTTAGCGATATATTTACTCATTCAGACTTACTCACAGATAATTAATGTTTCTATCCCAGATTACGTATTATATTTATTTATTTCTCTAGGTTTACTTTATCCAACAGTAATCTCATTTACGACTCACATAAGAAGTTTATTAGGCAAAATAGTTAGTGTAAGTGCTACTTTAGAAGTTATTATGCTTTACGCAATGTTTATTTATGCTGTAGCAACTAAGGGATTTAATTTATCTTATTTTAATCCTTCTGGTGCGCCATTAAGCGCCATAGGTACTGCTATGATATTATCAATCGTAAGTATATCCGGTGCTGGTGCATCAACATATTTAGGCGAAGAATCTAAAGTACCTAGAAAAACAATAACATTAGGTATGTGGCTGTCCTTAATAATTGGTGGATCTGCGATACTAGCTGGTACTTATGGTTTAGTCGCTTTATGGAACGGTTCTCTTACAAGTTTAGAAAACTCTAATCAACCACTTATTCAAGAGTTATTTGCATTTGGACTTCCTATAGTCATGCTTGGATTGCTAATGTCAATAAATAGTTTATTAGCATCTAATATAGGCACAACTGTAGGTAGTGCTAGGGTTCTATTTAATTTAGCTAGAGAAAAAGCTATGCCTAAATTGTTTGAAAAAACTAATAAGACACAAGAGCCTATTATAGCAACTATGTTCGTAGGAATCTTATCAGCTTTATTTTCAGTATTTTCTATAATAATCACCGGATCTGTTCAGAATGCCTTTAACGAGATTAGTGTTGTAACAAGTGTCTTTTGGTTAGCTGGAAGAATAATAGACGGTTTTGGTGTTCCAGTATTCTATTGGAGGATTAATTCTTTATCACTGCCAGTTTTAATAATTCCGGTATCAGCTACATTAATAAATACTACTGGTGTAATTTTATCATTCCAAACCCCTGATGTATTTCAGAGTTTATCAATTTTAGTAATACTCTTATCAGCAACAGTATGGTATATAATTAAAGCTAGAAAAGGATTAGCTGGAACTTATGTAGTTGACGATAATAATGAATTGATTAGTATTGATGAATACATTGAAAAATTAAAGAGAGAAAGGAGCATAGTACGTCAAACTTAA
- a CDS encoding cytochrome C oxidase assembly protein — protein MINEILGYITTVLAGSAIVLGGIVEGYGYGLSLGTNWPYTNNIVELAGKGDPEAIHRIVATLVGVFSLILLVIDFNTITIIGFISIVATALLGMATLYVLAGKLPSVFQGLHDIAAYTTFITYLILATDYISPSKYIGFLINAITPPHFLYFVIFMGGVVTGTRRMKLSIGDVRKPKNRLQWAWVIHGIVAAIFFIALIILRYWIPLIFALIESAVGLWTYYQINKNPTKPGAVIGLHQLFSLAVVVSLIFFS, from the coding sequence ATGATAAATGAAATTTTAGGATACATAACGACTGTCTTAGCTGGTTCAGCAATAGTACTTGGGGGTATTGTAGAAGGTTATGGATATGGTTTATCGCTAGGAACTAATTGGCCCTATACTAATAATATAGTAGAACTAGCTGGAAAAGGAGACCCAGAGGCTATACATAGAATTGTAGCTACATTAGTAGGAGTATTTTCCTTAATACTTCTCGTTATAGATTTTAACACAATAACTATTATTGGTTTCATTAGTATTGTAGCTACCGCTCTTTTAGGGATGGCTACACTATACGTACTAGCTGGAAAATTACCTTCAGTATTCCAAGGCTTGCATGATATAGCAGCTTATACAACATTCATTACTTATCTTATTTTAGCAACTGATTATATCTCCCCCTCAAAATATATTGGGTTTCTTATAAACGCGATAACTCCCCCTCATTTTCTTTATTTCGTAATATTTATGGGAGGTGTAGTAACTGGAACTAGAAGAATGAAGTTAAGTATTGGTGATGTTAGAAAGCCTAAGAATAGACTTCAATGGGCATGGGTTATTCACGGTATAGTAGCTGCTATATTTTTCATAGCATTAATTATTCTAAGATACTGGATACCATTAATATTTGCACTTATAGAAAGTGCAGTAGGATTATGGACTTATTATCAAATAAACAAAAACCCTACTAAGCCTGGGGCTGTAATAGGTTTACATCAATTATTTTCTCTTGCTGTAGTAGTATCACTAATATTTTTCAGCTGA
- a CDS encoding protease pro-enzyme activation domain-containing protein, protein MKSVLSIPVVVIILFSIITIISPINGFSATYMGPQLKGVKIGSLPKNMEITIGFLIPPKNFNLLYLTAEEVANHQIKPISFKQVMKEFAQPELKNEVVNYLVSHGFTISVQTPFVVIAEAPVSVIEETFHTTLDLYKYGNVVYYRPSTNPTLPSFFAGITINGLTNFTTYNYQLNLEVLGKVVNGKLIPNMTFPQVTTFQFAADMYSPQDIIGAYNITQGGNGTTVAIIDAYGDPTIYEDLQIFDQHFHLPSVNLTIIPLGPYHPLFGLFTGWDIETALDVETVHAIAPYAHIVLVVPSSAGLIPEAIDYIVSEDLANVTSMSFGIIENLIGDTGFYFVFDGVLMPNLPYWDYYFALGTVEGISFFAASGDEGAYGGTLTTYGGVSYPSTSPFVTSVGGTSLYVNVTSGYLSAQNSSATYGFETGWSIFNLDFPFIGSDGGYSTYYPKPWYQYMINGTTRATPDVAADANPYTGLLIYVLGQEEVIGGTSLATPIWAGIDADIVSIVHKPLGLFNNILYWIYSNSTLYNQAFHQVTFGFNGLYSAHSGYNLVTGLGTPDFYGLLKAVEDYFKQPKLGISVTALESGVPYPWFMYNTTFEIIAKISYPNTTMVTSGSFSAYIYTTQGLLSKVPLAFNGTYWVGTYTISPGNPPNIWLIVVNGTSNGISGTGVYEITVGLSIDIISPIPFPFEITIPPNEPFEVAACIYYPNLTPVEYPSFTAYFIHNSKNIFNVTLLPTRIPGLYEGIYALVTPEPEGVYLMYINNSYSSTYMYETFGGINIETLVFTPIDDGFSSVSPGENITIFSFTFDQNGLAIFTSNATAFIYNPQGKLIAKIPLKLALDIVQFGNIIAFGFHEANYTIPLNSTPGIYTIITEAWYNSSIGVEEFNYTDFIYVSPYVIHTQVKYEGNAIEGENIAVYANITYPNGTEVKYGEFQATLVPSELQFEQLTLEFYTEIPLQYNSTLNEWIGVLSVPSINSTNIYQGAPLYFLSGPWYLEVSGISPEGAITESINNLLSVLPYTDIGSKIITPINATSVGFAYQGNTIELTQIYSPSLTLMNGKYILNNVIVNELIIKNSTVTIIDSKLNNVETYSSNVNIVDSEISDTETGISSMSSNITLTSVTFSNVIYAINQSVNTNVYLHGVNLNNVTTLSSVPAPNIVSYPANITTLTNNITLSISGKYLKVINVKVNGKNVSYSVTPTTSGIDITIPFNSALLPAGNNIISIAISDGIEYNYTLVVYNSYPLIQVHSAINALNSSVTSLKSSLSTTTDISIIGLVIALIAVILLLLLFRRGGRR, encoded by the coding sequence ATGAAAAGTGTTTTATCTATACCTGTAGTTGTTATAATATTATTTAGTATAATAACTATAATATCACCAATAAATGGTTTTTCTGCAACTTATATGGGACCTCAGTTAAAGGGAGTAAAAATAGGTTCTCTACCTAAAAATATGGAGATAACTATAGGTTTTCTAATTCCTCCAAAAAACTTTAACTTACTATATTTAACAGCAGAAGAAGTTGCTAATCATCAGATTAAGCCAATCTCATTTAAACAAGTTATGAAAGAGTTTGCACAACCAGAATTAAAAAATGAAGTTGTAAATTATTTAGTGTCTCATGGCTTTACTATTTCTGTACAAACTCCTTTTGTAGTTATAGCCGAAGCTCCAGTTTCTGTAATTGAAGAAACTTTTCACACTACCTTGGATTTATATAAGTATGGAAACGTAGTATATTATAGGCCTTCTACAAATCCAACCTTACCCTCATTCTTTGCTGGGATTACAATTAATGGTCTAACTAACTTTACTACTTATAACTATCAATTAAATCTTGAGGTTCTAGGTAAAGTTGTAAATGGTAAATTAATTCCTAATATGACATTTCCGCAAGTAACTACTTTTCAGTTTGCAGCAGATATGTATTCACCTCAAGATATTATCGGTGCTTATAATATAACTCAGGGTGGTAATGGTACTACTGTTGCAATAATTGATGCATATGGTGATCCTACAATTTATGAAGATTTACAGATCTTTGATCAGCATTTCCATTTACCGTCGGTTAATTTAACTATCATTCCTTTAGGACCTTATCATCCACTCTTTGGGTTATTTACCGGGTGGGATATAGAAACTGCTCTTGATGTAGAGACTGTTCATGCTATTGCTCCTTATGCCCATATAGTCCTAGTAGTCCCATCCAGCGCTGGCTTAATCCCAGAAGCTATTGATTATATTGTTAGTGAGGATTTAGCTAATGTAACCTCTATGAGCTTTGGAATAATAGAAAATTTAATAGGAGATACGGGATTTTACTTCGTATTTGACGGAGTTCTAATGCCCAACTTGCCTTACTGGGATTATTATTTTGCTCTAGGTACAGTTGAAGGAATTTCATTTTTTGCTGCTAGTGGAGATGAAGGCGCCTATGGTGGAACATTAACAACATATGGTGGAGTTTCTTATCCTTCAACTTCACCCTTTGTAACTAGTGTTGGCGGAACTTCACTTTATGTAAATGTAACTTCTGGTTATCTATCTGCTCAGAACTCTAGTGCTACATATGGTTTTGAGACTGGATGGAGTATATTTAACTTAGATTTTCCATTTATAGGAAGTGATGGAGGTTATAGTACTTATTATCCAAAGCCGTGGTATCAGTACATGATTAATGGTACTACCAGGGCTACGCCAGACGTTGCAGCTGATGCTAATCCATATACTGGTTTGCTAATATATGTTTTGGGTCAAGAAGAGGTTATAGGAGGAACCAGCTTAGCTACACCTATATGGGCTGGAATAGATGCAGATATTGTTTCAATTGTTCATAAACCATTAGGCTTATTTAACAATATTCTCTATTGGATATATTCTAACTCTACATTATATAACCAAGCATTTCACCAAGTAACGTTCGGATTTAATGGATTATATTCAGCACATTCCGGATATAACTTAGTAACTGGTTTAGGAACTCCTGACTTTTACGGTTTATTAAAGGCTGTAGAAGATTACTTTAAACAACCTAAATTGGGAATATCTGTTACTGCTTTAGAGTCTGGTGTACCTTATCCGTGGTTTATGTATAATACGACTTTTGAAATTATTGCCAAAATTAGTTATCCAAACACTACAATGGTTACTAGCGGATCTTTCTCAGCTTATATATACACAACTCAAGGGTTATTGTCTAAAGTACCATTAGCATTTAACGGAACCTATTGGGTAGGGACATATACTATCTCACCTGGAAATCCGCCTAACATATGGCTAATAGTTGTTAATGGAACTTCTAATGGCATATCTGGGACTGGGGTTTACGAAATAACTGTAGGTCTTTCAATAGATATCATTTCACCAATACCATTCCCGTTTGAAATAACTATACCTCCAAATGAGCCATTTGAAGTAGCTGCATGCATATATTATCCCAACTTAACTCCAGTAGAATATCCTTCATTCACAGCATACTTTATCCATAATAGTAAAAACATATTTAACGTAACCTTATTACCAACTAGAATTCCAGGATTATATGAAGGTATCTACGCTTTAGTAACTCCAGAGCCAGAAGGAGTTTATTTAATGTATATTAATAATTCTTATAGTTCTACATATATGTATGAGACCTTTGGAGGAATAAACATTGAAACACTTGTCTTTACTCCTATCGATGATGGATTTTCTTCTGTCTCACCTGGAGAAAACATAACTATATTCTCATTTACTTTTGATCAGAATGGTTTAGCTATTTTTACCTCTAATGCAACAGCATTTATCTACAATCCTCAAGGAAAACTTATTGCTAAAATACCACTAAAATTAGCATTGGATATTGTACAATTTGGGAATATAATTGCTTTTGGTTTTCATGAGGCTAACTATACAATTCCATTAAATTCAACGCCCGGGATATATACTATAATAACTGAGGCGTGGTATAATAGTTCCATAGGTGTTGAAGAATTTAATTATACAGACTTTATTTATGTCTCTCCTTATGTTATTCACACTCAAGTAAAATATGAGGGTAATGCAATTGAAGGAGAAAATATAGCAGTCTATGCTAATATTACCTATCCTAATGGCACGGAAGTAAAGTATGGTGAGTTCCAAGCTACATTAGTACCATCAGAGTTACAATTTGAACAATTAACACTAGAATTCTACACTGAAATACCATTACAATATAATTCAACATTAAATGAATGGATAGGTGTCCTTTCGGTTCCTTCAATAAATTCAACAAACATATACCAAGGAGCCCCACTTTACTTCTTAAGCGGTCCATGGTATTTAGAAGTTAGCGGCATTTCGCCAGAAGGTGCTATCACAGAGTCAATTAACAACTTACTTTCAGTTCTTCCTTATACTGATATAGGTTCAAAAATAATTACTCCTATTAACGCAACTAGTGTGGGATTTGCTTATCAAGGGAATACAATAGAACTCACCCAGATATATTCGCCCTCATTAACACTTATGAATGGTAAATACATATTAAATAACGTAATTGTAAATGAACTCATTATTAAGAATTCTACTGTTACAATCATAGATTCTAAATTAAATAACGTAGAAACATATTCATCAAATGTAAATATTGTAGATAGCGAAATATCCGATACAGAGACTGGAATAAGTAGTATGTCGTCAAATATCACATTAACCTCAGTTACTTTCAGTAATGTTATTTATGCAATTAACCAGAGCGTAAATACTAATGTATATCTGCACGGTGTTAATCTAAATAATGTAACTACTTTAAGCTCAGTGCCAGCACCTAATATAGTTTCATATCCTGCTAATATAACTACTTTAACAAATAATATTACTTTATCTATAAGCGGAAAGTATCTAAAGGTTATAAACGTGAAGGTAAATGGTAAGAACGTATCCTATTCTGTTACTCCGACAACTTCTGGGATAGATATAACTATTCCATTTAATTCTGCTTTATTACCCGCTGGAAACAATATAATTAGTATAGCAATTTCTGATGGTATAGAATATAATTACACATTAGTTGTGTATAATAGTTATCCATTAATTCAAGTCCATTCAGCAATTAATGCCTTAAATTCATCAGTAACAAGTCTTAAGTCTTCATTATCAACTACGACAGATATATCAATAATTGGATTAGTGATAGCTTTAATTGCAGTTATTCTTTTACTTCTACTCTTCAGAAGGGGTGGGAGAAGATGA